From one Humulus lupulus chromosome 8, drHumLupu1.1, whole genome shotgun sequence genomic stretch:
- the LOC133794562 gene encoding uncharacterized protein LOC133794562 isoform X1 yields MAAEFSSCVDSGLQLSKRIYYGKELRPPPATTPPPVEEQTMTKSSPAVDEYLPTAPMVYAVVPEPAIVDNPDVPSYQPYVHGRCVPPALVPLHMHGITMEIDTFLDTAFVTIAGTWRVHCIMSSRRCECRIALPMGEKGSLLGVEVEVNGRLYRAQLIERNDIESAEKLAKAQDGSFLRCQIYTFKIPKVEGGSFVSVKASWSQKLVYEVDQFCLQIPFSFPAYVNPVGKNVSKREKISLNVNPCTAAQIICRNASHPLKEMKRQGGKLCFSYEAEVVAWSNANFSFSYSLSSSDLFGGVLLQSPSLLDVDERQLFCFYLYPGDKQTRKVFRKEVVFVIDTSGSMRGDPIENVKNALLASLSNLNPQDTFNIIAFSGEVRLFSPSMELATDESILKATEWVHTNLVANGVTNILLPMEQALKLLAESDSIPFIFLITDGSVEDEREICSIVKGYVTNGDSVCPRICTFGIGLYCNHYFLQMLAQIGKGYYDAAFDSASIGSKMQRLFSNASSVILADITLSSLERLDSLELYPSNIPDLSSGSPLIVSGRCDGNFPDTIKISGTLADASNFTIDLKVQKAKDLPLNKVLARRQIDMLTSQVWLTQSKEMEEKVVKMSKETGVPSEYNLMVLVQHDKGKKTTASVPTQEVNNKSKQQKVAEVNTEKMLVLGSLGMGFGDLAATAANKASLIEEPKAEATDVLVKAAGKCCSRVIDRICCMCFIQTCSYVNNQSAILLTQICTALACFECINCCYELCA; encoded by the exons ATGGCGGCGGAGTTCTCCAGCTGCGTGGACTCTGGACTTCAACTGTCCAAACGGATATACTATGGGAAAGAGCTGCGTCCTCCCCCGGCGACGACGCCGCCGCCAGTAGAGGAGCAGACGATGACGAAGTCGTCTCCGGCGGTGGATGAATATCTTCCAACGGCGCCGATGGTGTACGCGGTGGTGCCGGAGCCCGCGATCGTGGACAATCCCGACGTGCCAAGCTACCAGCCGTACGTTCACGGGCGTTGCGTGCCGCCGGCTTTGGTACCTCTTCACATGCATGGGATAACCATGGAGATCGACACCTTTTTAGATACAGCCTTCGTCACCATCGCCGGCACGTGGCGCGTGCATTGCATCATGTCTTCTAGGCGCTGCGAATGCCGTATCGCTCTGCCCATGGGCGAGAAG GGTTCACTTCTAGGTGTTGAGGTTGAAGTTAATGGAAGATTATATCGAGCTCAATTGATCGAAAGAAACGATATAGAAAGCGCCGAAAAATTAGCTAAAGCTCAAGATGGAAGCTTTCTCAGATGCCAAATATACACCTTTAAAATTCCAAAG GTTGAGGGAGGCTCCTTCGTTTCAGTTAAAGCCAGTTGGTCTCAGAAATTGGTATACGAGGTTGACCAGTTCTGCCTCCAGATACCTTTTAGTTTTCCTGCATATGTCAATCCAGTGGGGAAGAACGTTTCAAAGAGAGAAAAGATTTCGTTAAATGTTAATCCTTGCACTGCCGCACAAATTATATGCAGAAATGCCAGCCATCCTTTGAAG GAAATGAAGCGTCAAGGAGGCAAATTATGTTTCTCATACGAAGCAGAGGTAGTTGCATGGTCAAATGCAAACTTCAGTTTTTCATACAGT CTTTCTTCTAGTGACTTATTTGGTGGCGTGCTCTTACAATCTCCATCTCTTCTTGATGTCGATGAAAGACAGTTATTTTGCTTCTATCTATATCCTGGAGATAAACAGACTAGGAAG GTGTTTAGAAAGGAAGTGGTATTTGTTATTGATACAAGTGGAAGCATGCGAGGAGACCCTATTGAGAATGTTAAGAATGCTTTATTGGCATCACTTTCTAACCTTAATCCACAAGATACTTTCAACATTATAGCTTTCAGTGGAGAAGTTCGCTTATTCTCACCATCAATGGAGCTGGCTACAGATGAATCAATATTAAAAGCTACAGAATGGGTTCACACAAATCTTGTTGCCAATGGCGTCACTAATATATTGCTTCCAATGGAACAG GCACTCAAGTTGTTGGCAGAAAGTGATTCAATTCCTTTCATTTTCCTCATTACCGATGGGTCTGTTGAAGATGAAAGAGAGATTTGCAGTATTGTTAAAGGTTATGTCACAAATGGGGATTCCGTTTGTCCACGCATATGTACatttggcatag GTTTATATTGTAACCATTACTTCCTGCAAATGCTTGCACAGATTGGGAAGGGCTATTATGATGCTGCGTTTGATTCTG CTTCTATTGGCTCTAAAATGCAAAGACTATTCTCTAATGCTTCATCAGTCATTCTCGCCGATATAACTTTGAGCTCGTTGGAACGTCTTGATTCACTTGAG CTATATCCATCAAATATTCCAGACCTTTCATCTGGAAGTCCATTGATTGTGTCAGGCAGATGTGATGGGAATTTTCCTGACACCATTAAAATCAGTGGTACCTTGGCTGATGCAAGCAATTTCACCATCGACTTGAAAGTTCAAAAAGCCAAGGATTTGCCCCTTAATAAG GTTCTTGCAAGGAGACAAATTGATATGCTGACGTCTCAAGTATGGTTAACACAAAGTAAAGAGATGGAAGAGAAG GTTGTTAAAATGAGCAAAGAAACAGGGGTACCATCCGAGTACAATCTCATGGTTCTAGTGCAGCATGATAAGGGAAAGAAAACAACAGCTTCAGTCCCCACACAAGAG GTGAACAACAAAAGTAAGCAGCAGAAGGTAGCGGAGGTGAACACAGAGAAGATGTTAGTCCTAGGAAGCCTTGGCATGGGATTTGGAGACTTAGCAGCCACGGCTGCGAATAAAGCTTCATTAATCGAAGAACCAAAAGCAGAAGCAACTGATGTGCTGGTGAAGGCGGCTGGAAAATGCTGCAGCCGAGTAATTGATAGGATCTGCTGTATGTGTTTCATTCAGACTTGTTCGTACGTGAACAATCAGAGCGCAATTCTGTTGACGCAAATATGCACCGCCCTTGCTTGCTTTGAGTGCATCAATTGCTGTTACGAGCTATGCGCTTAA
- the LOC133794562 gene encoding uncharacterized protein LOC133794562 isoform X2: MPYRSAHGREGVEVEVNGRLYRAQLIERNDIESAEKLAKAQDGSFLRCQIYTFKIPKVEGGSFVSVKASWSQKLVYEVDQFCLQIPFSFPAYVNPVGKNVSKREKISLNVNPCTAAQIICRNASHPLKEMKRQGGKLCFSYEAEVVAWSNANFSFSYSLSSSDLFGGVLLQSPSLLDVDERQLFCFYLYPGDKQTRKVFRKEVVFVIDTSGSMRGDPIENVKNALLASLSNLNPQDTFNIIAFSGEVRLFSPSMELATDESILKATEWVHTNLVANGVTNILLPMEQALKLLAESDSIPFIFLITDGSVEDEREICSIVKGYVTNGDSVCPRICTFGIGLYCNHYFLQMLAQIGKGYYDAAFDSASIGSKMQRLFSNASSVILADITLSSLERLDSLELYPSNIPDLSSGSPLIVSGRCDGNFPDTIKISGTLADASNFTIDLKVQKAKDLPLNKVLARRQIDMLTSQVWLTQSKEMEEKVVKMSKETGVPSEYNLMVLVQHDKGKKTTASVPTQEVNNKSKQQKVAEVNTEKMLVLGSLGMGFGDLAATAANKASLIEEPKAEATDVLVKAAGKCCSRVIDRICCMCFIQTCSYVNNQSAILLTQICTALACFECINCCYELCA; encoded by the exons ATGCCGTATCGCTCTGCCCATGGGCGAGAAG GTGTTGAGGTTGAAGTTAATGGAAGATTATATCGAGCTCAATTGATCGAAAGAAACGATATAGAAAGCGCCGAAAAATTAGCTAAAGCTCAAGATGGAAGCTTTCTCAGATGCCAAATATACACCTTTAAAATTCCAAAG GTTGAGGGAGGCTCCTTCGTTTCAGTTAAAGCCAGTTGGTCTCAGAAATTGGTATACGAGGTTGACCAGTTCTGCCTCCAGATACCTTTTAGTTTTCCTGCATATGTCAATCCAGTGGGGAAGAACGTTTCAAAGAGAGAAAAGATTTCGTTAAATGTTAATCCTTGCACTGCCGCACAAATTATATGCAGAAATGCCAGCCATCCTTTGAAG GAAATGAAGCGTCAAGGAGGCAAATTATGTTTCTCATACGAAGCAGAGGTAGTTGCATGGTCAAATGCAAACTTCAGTTTTTCATACAGT CTTTCTTCTAGTGACTTATTTGGTGGCGTGCTCTTACAATCTCCATCTCTTCTTGATGTCGATGAAAGACAGTTATTTTGCTTCTATCTATATCCTGGAGATAAACAGACTAGGAAG GTGTTTAGAAAGGAAGTGGTATTTGTTATTGATACAAGTGGAAGCATGCGAGGAGACCCTATTGAGAATGTTAAGAATGCTTTATTGGCATCACTTTCTAACCTTAATCCACAAGATACTTTCAACATTATAGCTTTCAGTGGAGAAGTTCGCTTATTCTCACCATCAATGGAGCTGGCTACAGATGAATCAATATTAAAAGCTACAGAATGGGTTCACACAAATCTTGTTGCCAATGGCGTCACTAATATATTGCTTCCAATGGAACAG GCACTCAAGTTGTTGGCAGAAAGTGATTCAATTCCTTTCATTTTCCTCATTACCGATGGGTCTGTTGAAGATGAAAGAGAGATTTGCAGTATTGTTAAAGGTTATGTCACAAATGGGGATTCCGTTTGTCCACGCATATGTACatttggcatag GTTTATATTGTAACCATTACTTCCTGCAAATGCTTGCACAGATTGGGAAGGGCTATTATGATGCTGCGTTTGATTCTG CTTCTATTGGCTCTAAAATGCAAAGACTATTCTCTAATGCTTCATCAGTCATTCTCGCCGATATAACTTTGAGCTCGTTGGAACGTCTTGATTCACTTGAG CTATATCCATCAAATATTCCAGACCTTTCATCTGGAAGTCCATTGATTGTGTCAGGCAGATGTGATGGGAATTTTCCTGACACCATTAAAATCAGTGGTACCTTGGCTGATGCAAGCAATTTCACCATCGACTTGAAAGTTCAAAAAGCCAAGGATTTGCCCCTTAATAAG GTTCTTGCAAGGAGACAAATTGATATGCTGACGTCTCAAGTATGGTTAACACAAAGTAAAGAGATGGAAGAGAAG GTTGTTAAAATGAGCAAAGAAACAGGGGTACCATCCGAGTACAATCTCATGGTTCTAGTGCAGCATGATAAGGGAAAGAAAACAACAGCTTCAGTCCCCACACAAGAG GTGAACAACAAAAGTAAGCAGCAGAAGGTAGCGGAGGTGAACACAGAGAAGATGTTAGTCCTAGGAAGCCTTGGCATGGGATTTGGAGACTTAGCAGCCACGGCTGCGAATAAAGCTTCATTAATCGAAGAACCAAAAGCAGAAGCAACTGATGTGCTGGTGAAGGCGGCTGGAAAATGCTGCAGCCGAGTAATTGATAGGATCTGCTGTATGTGTTTCATTCAGACTTGTTCGTACGTGAACAATCAGAGCGCAATTCTGTTGACGCAAATATGCACCGCCCTTGCTTGCTTTGAGTGCATCAATTGCTGTTACGAGCTATGCGCTTAA